In the Xanthobacteraceae bacterium genome, CGCCGATGTCGGAAGCGATTGTCGAGATGTCGGCGAAAGGCTTCGGCTGCGTCGGCATCGTCGATGCGAACGGCGCACTGGCCGGCATCGTCACCGACGGCGACCTGCGCCGCCACATGAGCAGCGACCTGCTCGGCAAGACGGTCGAAAGCGTGATGACCCGCAATCCGAAAACCGCGCGCCCCGATCAGTTAGCGGCGGAAGTGCTGGAGCATCTCAACACGTCGAACATCACAGCACTGTTCGTGGTGGAGGACCGCAAGCCGTCCGGCCTGATCCACCTGCACGACCTGCTGCGGATCGGCGTCGCGTAAGCCTTACGCCTTCTCGACGATCAGACTTGCGCCATCGGCCTGCGTCACGCGCACCTTGCTGCCTGCGGGACAGTCCGGACCGGTGACGCGCCATGTCGAGTCGTCGATCCGTACGCGGCCCGAACCGGATACGATCGGCTCGTCGAGCGTGAAGATGCGGCCAACGAAAGCATCGGCGCGGCGATTCAGAAACGGCTTGTCCGTTGCCGTCACCACGGTCGGATAAAAACGCCGCCCCAGCAGCACCGAGACCACCGACAGGATCGCGAAGATCACGATCTGCACCTGCCAGGTCAGCGACACGATCCAGCCGATTACGCCGGTGGCGATTGCCGCGAGACCGAGCCACAGCATGTACGTTCCGGGCAACATTACTTCCAGCGCCAGCAGGATGCCGCCGGCGATGAACCAATTCCAGTTGCCAAGTTGCGCGAGGAAATTCATCGAAACGCTCCGTTACGTGCGGCGCGGGCCGGTCGGCGAACTGCCGGGGCCGCCCGTACCCGGACGGTTGTCGCCGAACACCGACTTCGACAGCTCGGCGATGCCGCCAAGCGAGCCGAGAATCGCGGTCGCTTCATAAGGCAGCATGAACACCTTCTGGTTCGGCGACATGGCAAACTGCTCCATCGCCTTCACGTATTTTTCGGCGATGTAGTAATTCAGCGCGGCGGGCTGGCCGCTGGAAATGGCGCTTGAAAGAACCTGAGTGGCCTTCGCGTCGGCTTCTGCGAGACGCTCGCGCGCCTCGGCGTCGCGGAATGCGGCTTCGCGGCGGCCTTCGGCTTCGAGGATCTGCGACTGCTTTTCGCCCTCGGCGCGAAGGATTTCCGACTGCCGCTGGCCCTCGGCTTCCAGTACCACCGCGCGCTTGTCGCGCTCGGCTTTCATCTGGCGACCCATCGCCGCGACCAGATCGGCCGGCGGCACGATGTCCTTGATCTCGACGCGCGTGATCTTCACGCCCCAGACCGACGACGCGGCATCGACCACTTTGAGCAGGCGGTCGTTGATCTCGTCGCGATGCGACAGCAGCATGTCGAGATCCATCGAACCCATCACGGTACGGATATTCGTCATGATGAGGTTCTGGATCGCGCGGTTCAGGTTGGTGATTTCGTAGCTCGCGCGCGCGGCGTCGAACACCTGGAAGAAGGCAACGCCGTCGACCGCCACGGTCGCGTTGTCCTTGGTGATGACTTCCTGCGTCGGCACGTCGAGCACCTGCTCCATCATGTTCACCTTGGAGCCGATACGGTCGATGAACGGGACGATGAAGTTGAGGCCGGAGGTCAGCGTAGTCGTGTAACGGCGGAAGCGCTCGACCGTATAGTGATAGCCTTGCGGCACCGTCTTGACGCCCGCAAATACCGTCGCAATGGCAATCACCAGTACGACGATGACGAAAATACTAAAGCCTTCCATGGAGCGCCTCCCGCGCGAGATTCCGCCGATTTCTCCAAGGATGGCTTGCGCGCGCCGCACTCGCAAGAGGCGGCGGTTTTCACAATTCCGTCAGCGCCAGCCGGACAACTCGCGCTCGACGACGTGACGCAGAACCCTGATCCCCGCCTCCGAATCGTTCAGGCATGGAATGGCCGCAAAATTCTCGCCGCCATGCTCCCGGAAGATATGCGCATTCTCCATGCCGATTTCCTCGATGGTTT is a window encoding:
- a CDS encoding SPFH/Band 7/PHB domain protein, whose protein sequence is MEGFSIFVIVVLVIAIATVFAGVKTVPQGYHYTVERFRRYTTTLTSGLNFIVPFIDRIGSKVNMMEQVLDVPTQEVITKDNATVAVDGVAFFQVFDAARASYEITNLNRAIQNLIMTNIRTVMGSMDLDMLLSHRDEINDRLLKVVDAASSVWGVKITRVEIKDIVPPADLVAAMGRQMKAERDKRAVVLEAEGQRQSEILRAEGEKQSQILEAEGRREAAFRDAEARERLAEADAKATQVLSSAISSGQPAALNYYIAEKYVKAMEQFAMSPNQKVFMLPYEATAILGSLGGIAELSKSVFGDNRPGTGGPGSSPTGPRRT
- a CDS encoding NfeD family protein — protein: MNFLAQLGNWNWFIAGGILLALEVMLPGTYMLWLGLAAIATGVIGWIVSLTWQVQIVIFAILSVVSVLLGRRFYPTVVTATDKPFLNRRADAFVGRIFTLDEPIVSGSGRVRIDDSTWRVTGPDCPAGSKVRVTQADGASLIVEKA